One bacterium DNA segment encodes these proteins:
- a CDS encoding TolC family protein, with protein sequence MSVFGSLAPILLFALAMGGAGAAFAVGGEEEADEALYVSQVSAATEGDLAPDARIVGEGRPISLDEAIGLSIQNNLDIEVARYEPLISESDRDGAWGAYDPRLAADMGYDVQATPSAIALSGQDPGELNRDRVKGGGIGVDQAIPYIGASFGVRFDASATRTRSDIAAYIDDRFDTRLVFSGTVPLARNLLWNEAWTQVKTSEADYLGSRFDFETAIMDVVQQSANAYWNLVAARDNVRVSQKSLETARALLEQTKTQYEVGVVSRVEVVEAEAGVADREFEVIRTANQYRNAQDDLIDAVLGRELSAMTDLQFAPSDDPGVSVADSVDVRTAVETAFQRRPELQSSRKTIERSEFSLKFAKSQRLPQFDVEMEYGFTGLGGDPNPAPTFGSPAPQVDFDDTTNDFFNQNGADSYSVRGVFSIPFPNTSARKRVVRSELDLRRSKTRLAREEQTIVLEVRRAARTLLASAQGIEAAERRRLAAEEQLRAERIRLEHGESTPFEVLQRESDLVEAESQKIDALQAYRSAEIGLERARGTILDFHSVELDTAAELAP encoded by the coding sequence ATGTCCGTCTTCGGATCCCTCGCCCCCATTCTTCTGTTCGCACTCGCCATGGGCGGGGCAGGGGCCGCGTTCGCCGTCGGAGGCGAAGAAGAAGCGGACGAGGCGCTCTACGTTTCGCAGGTCTCCGCGGCGACCGAAGGCGACCTCGCGCCCGACGCCCGAATCGTGGGGGAAGGGCGGCCGATCTCGCTCGACGAGGCGATCGGGCTCTCGATCCAGAACAACCTGGACATCGAGGTTGCCCGCTACGAGCCGCTGATCTCCGAGTCCGACCGGGACGGCGCCTGGGGTGCCTACGATCCTCGGCTGGCCGCCGACATGGGCTACGACGTGCAGGCGACGCCGTCGGCGATCGCACTCTCCGGTCAGGACCCCGGCGAGCTCAACCGCGATCGCGTGAAGGGCGGTGGCATCGGCGTCGACCAGGCGATCCCCTACATCGGCGCGAGCTTCGGCGTGCGCTTCGACGCCTCGGCGACGCGGACCCGGAGCGACATCGCGGCCTACATCGACGATCGATTCGACACCCGGCTCGTCTTCTCAGGAACGGTCCCGCTCGCCCGGAACCTTCTGTGGAACGAGGCCTGGACGCAGGTGAAGACCTCGGAGGCCGACTATCTCGGCTCCCGCTTCGACTTCGAGACGGCCATCATGGACGTCGTCCAGCAGTCCGCGAACGCCTACTGGAACCTCGTGGCTGCCCGGGACAACGTGCGCGTCTCGCAGAAGAGCCTCGAGACGGCGCGCGCGCTCCTCGAGCAGACGAAGACCCAGTACGAGGTCGGCGTCGTCTCGCGCGTGGAGGTCGTCGAGGCCGAGGCGGGCGTGGCCGATCGCGAGTTCGAGGTCATCCGGACGGCCAACCAGTACCGCAATGCGCAGGACGATCTGATCGATGCGGTGCTCGGGCGCGAGTTGAGCGCCATGACCGATCTTCAGTTCGCCCCGTCCGACGACCCGGGCGTGTCCGTGGCCGATTCCGTCGATGTGAGGACGGCCGTCGAGACCGCCTTTCAGCGGCGCCCCGAGCTCCAGAGCTCGCGCAAGACGATCGAGCGCAGCGAGTTCTCGCTCAAGTTCGCGAAGAGCCAGCGCCTGCCGCAGTTCGACGTCGAGATGGAGTACGGGTTCACCGGGCTCGGGGGTGATCCCAATCCCGCTCCGACCTTCGGCTCGCCGGCGCCCCAGGTCGACTTCGACGACACGACCAACGACTTCTTCAACCAGAACGGCGCCGACAGCTACAGCGTGAGGGGGGTGTTCTCGATTCCCTTCCCGAACACGTCGGCCCGCAAGCGCGTCGTTCGAAGCGAACTCGACCTCCGACGGAGCAAGACGCGGCTGGCGCGTGAAGAGCAGACGATCGTGCTCGAGGTGCGTCGCGCCGCACGAACGCTGCTCGCGTCCGCGCAGGGCATCGAAGCGGCCGAACGGCGGCGCCTGGCGGCGGAGGAGCAGCTTCGCGCAGAACGCATCCGGCTCGAGCACGGCGAGTCCACGCCCTTCGAGGTCCTGCAGCGCGAGAGTGACCTCGTCGAGGCCGAGAGCCAGAAGATCGACGCCCTCCAAGCCTATCGCTCGGCGGAGATCGGCCTCGAGCGCGCCCGGGGCACGATTCTTGACTTCCACAGCGTCGAGCTCGACACGGCGGCGGAGCTTGCCCCCTAG
- the ispD gene encoding 2-C-methyl-D-erythritol 4-phosphate cytidylyltransferase: protein MSSSASVAALVLAAGRGERLGHALPKAFVPLAGTTLVERSIRALAGAGVFDVIQPVVAAADLDLWAQIDLADLPGLREPVPGGAERQDSMRAGLAALPDETAFVAVHDAARCLVTATDLRAVVAAARESGAALLGERSRDTLKRVVDGRVVETPPREEMWAAQTPQVIRRDWLEEAMDEAVRKGRLGTDDAQLVEWTGQAVTMVEATAPNPKITRPEDLRMAEALLEGEGGS from the coding sequence ATGTCGTCGAGCGCGTCGGTCGCCGCCCTCGTCCTCGCCGCCGGCCGTGGTGAGCGACTCGGCCACGCCCTCCCGAAGGCGTTCGTGCCCCTCGCGGGCACGACGCTGGTCGAGCGTTCGATTCGTGCGCTCGCCGGCGCCGGCGTCTTCGACGTGATCCAGCCGGTCGTCGCGGCGGCGGACCTCGACCTGTGGGCGCAGATCGATCTCGCCGACCTCCCGGGCCTCCGGGAGCCCGTTCCCGGTGGCGCCGAGCGTCAGGACTCGATGCGCGCCGGGCTCGCCGCGCTTCCGGACGAGACTGCCTTCGTCGCAGTCCACGATGCCGCGCGCTGTCTGGTGACGGCGACGGATCTTCGGGCCGTGGTCGCCGCGGCCCGCGAATCCGGCGCGGCGCTTCTCGGCGAGCGGAGTCGGGATACCCTCAAGCGGGTGGTCGACGGACGCGTGGTCGAGACGCCGCCGCGAGAAGAGATGTGGGCGGCCCAGACGCCGCAGGTGATCCGGCGGGATTGGCTCGAGGAAGCGATGGACGAGGCAGTGCGGAAAGGGCGGCTCGGGACGGACGACGCGCAGCTCGTCGAGTGGACGGGGCAGGCGGTGACGATGGTCGAGGCGACGGCGCCGAACCCGAAGATCACCCGCCCCGAGGACCTGCGGATGGCCGAGGCGCTGCTGGAAGGCGAGGGCGGATCGTGA
- the ispF gene encoding 2-C-methyl-D-erythritol 2,4-cyclodiphosphate synthase, translating into MRIGQGFDVHQLVAGRRLVLGGVDVPHDKGLEGHSDGDALLHAVADAILGALGQGDLGRHFPSSDERTRGIDSGEILTEVVEKMTTAGFRVGNVDATIIAQAPRLSPHQKAMHENLTALLGTDPGRVNVKVTSTDHLGAMGRGEGIAGLAVVLLESADGQ; encoded by the coding sequence ATCCGGATCGGGCAGGGATTCGACGTTCATCAGCTGGTCGCCGGGCGAAGACTCGTCCTCGGCGGCGTCGACGTTCCCCACGACAAGGGACTCGAGGGACATTCGGACGGCGACGCATTGCTCCACGCGGTCGCAGACGCGATCCTTGGCGCCCTCGGACAGGGCGACCTCGGTCGACACTTCCCGTCGAGCGACGAGCGCACGCGCGGCATCGACAGCGGCGAGATCCTGACCGAGGTGGTGGAGAAGATGACGACGGCCGGATTCCGGGTCGGGAACGTCGATGCGACGATCATCGCCCAGGCGCCCAGGCTCTCGCCCCACCAGAAGGCGATGCACGAGAATCTGACCGCGCTCCTGGGGACGGACCCGGGACGCGTGAACGTGAAGGTCACCAGCACGGATCATCTGGGCGCGATGGGGCGCGGCGAGGGGATCGCCGGGCTGGCGGTCGTGCTCCTCGAGTCCGCCGACGGCCAGTAG
- the cysS gene encoding cysteine--tRNA ligase: MTPIEFYDTRTRTRRAFEPLEPGKVGIYTCGPTVYAEQHVGNLRSRLFSDLLKRFLQSEGFEVTHVINITDVGHLVSDADEGEDKMEAAARKAGQTAEEIAAHYTELWRRDGAAVNCQPPEHNPKATEHIAEQIELGQKLEAAGYLYRIDDGIYFDTSRFDRYAELAGLDLEGQAEGARIGVTEGKRNPSDFAVWKFAEEGVQRLQEWDSPWGRGFPGWHLECSAMSVRYLGERFDIHTGGIDLSTVHHTNEVAQAECGYDVHPWVQFWMHNEFLALSTDGAGGEKMSKSKGNVTTLNDLIDRGIDPLAFRYFFLQAHYRQQQNFTDEAIQAAAKGFKRLQKVAAELEAVEGEGDADVQAPYSARFREALADDLNAPRAMAVVWDVARSDELADVDRRDLLRRFEPVLGLKLGEPAEAAADDEWERDPRIDALVAERTAARAAKDWAAADRIRDELAAEGIEIVDSPEGPRWRRMAG; encoded by the coding sequence GTGACCCCCATCGAGTTCTACGACACGCGAACGCGTACGCGCCGCGCCTTCGAGCCCCTCGAGCCCGGCAAGGTCGGAATCTACACCTGCGGGCCGACGGTCTACGCCGAGCAGCACGTGGGGAATCTCCGCTCGCGGCTCTTCTCGGACCTGCTCAAGCGATTCCTTCAGTCCGAGGGCTTCGAGGTCACCCACGTCATCAACATCACCGACGTGGGGCACCTCGTCTCCGACGCGGACGAGGGCGAGGACAAGATGGAGGCCGCCGCCCGCAAGGCCGGCCAGACCGCGGAAGAGATCGCGGCCCACTACACCGAGCTCTGGCGCCGGGACGGCGCCGCCGTGAACTGCCAGCCGCCGGAGCACAACCCGAAGGCCACCGAGCACATCGCCGAGCAGATCGAGCTCGGCCAGAAGCTCGAGGCCGCCGGCTACCTCTACCGGATCGACGACGGGATCTACTTCGACACGAGCAGGTTCGACCGCTACGCGGAGCTCGCGGGTCTCGACCTCGAGGGCCAGGCCGAGGGGGCGCGGATCGGCGTGACCGAGGGCAAGCGCAATCCGTCGGACTTCGCGGTCTGGAAGTTCGCGGAGGAGGGCGTTCAGCGTCTCCAGGAGTGGGACTCGCCCTGGGGCCGCGGCTTCCCGGGCTGGCACCTCGAGTGCTCGGCCATGTCCGTCCGCTATCTCGGTGAACGCTTCGACATCCACACGGGTGGGATCGATCTCTCGACGGTCCACCACACGAACGAGGTCGCGCAGGCCGAGTGTGGCTACGACGTGCATCCCTGGGTCCAGTTCTGGATGCACAACGAGTTTCTGGCACTCTCTACCGACGGAGCCGGCGGCGAGAAGATGTCCAAGTCGAAGGGCAACGTGACGACGTTGAACGACCTGATCGATCGCGGCATCGACCCGCTCGCCTTCCGCTACTTCTTCCTCCAGGCCCACTACCGCCAGCAGCAGAACTTCACCGACGAGGCGATCCAGGCCGCGGCCAAGGGCTTCAAGCGCCTCCAGAAGGTCGCTGCGGAGCTCGAGGCCGTCGAAGGCGAGGGCGACGCCGACGTCCAGGCGCCGTACTCCGCCCGCTTCCGGGAGGCGCTGGCGGACGACCTGAACGCGCCGCGCGCGATGGCGGTCGTCTGGGACGTCGCCCGGAGCGACGAGCTCGCCGACGTCGACCGCCGGGACCTGCTCCGCCGCTTCGAGCCCGTGCTGGGTCTCAAGCTCGGCGAGCCCGCGGAGGCTGCGGCCGACGACGAGTGGGAGCGCGATCCGCGGATCGACGCCCTCGTGGCAGAGCGGACCGCCGCGCGCGCCGCGAAGGACTGGGCCGCCGCCGACCGGATCCGCGACGAGCTCGCCGCCGAGGGGATCGAGATCGTCGACTCGCCCGAGGGCCCGCGCTGGCGCCGCATGGCCGGCTAG
- the uvrB gene encoding excinuclease ABC subunit UvrB, with protein MSNAFKLESEFEPAGDQPAAIDALVEGMAGGDKHQTLLGVTGSGKTFSIACMIERLNRPALVMSPNKTLAAQLYAEFKELFPNNAVEYFVSYYDYYQPEAYIPSTDTYIEKDSSINDEIDKLRHSATHSLLTRNDVLVVASVSCIYGLGAPENYGSMHVYLETGMNLVRDDLLRRLVDMQYDRNDHDFHRGTFRVRGDVVEIFPQYEGEMAVRVEFFGDEIDSIAEIDPLRGKVVARPKKAMIYPASHYVAGQERIRQACDGIREELQERLALFNKENKLLEAQRLEQRTMYDLEMLETMGFCHGVENYSRWLDGRNAGQTPYTLYDYLPEGTMVVLDESHVSVPQIGGMYRGDRARKETLVDFGWRLPSALDNRPLRFDEWEERAGQRVYVSATPADYELEASKGVVVEQIIRPTGLLDPQIEIRKATGQVDDLLAEIQGHVKNGERVLITTLTKRMAEELTDYYAELGIKIRYLHSDIKTIERMDIIRELREGTFDVLVGINLLREGLDIPEVALVAILDADKEGFLRSARSLIQTIGRAARNAEGRVILYADQQTDSIRQTLDETGRRRAKQEEYNAEHGITPKTVQKKITSLQDSIWERDYVTVPRAEEKTEPGLPQHELGPLIEQLRAEMREAARELEFERAAELRDRVKALEAERIRLT; from the coding sequence ATGAGCAACGCCTTCAAGCTCGAGAGCGAGTTCGAGCCCGCCGGAGATCAGCCCGCGGCGATCGATGCCCTGGTCGAGGGGATGGCCGGCGGCGACAAACACCAGACGCTCCTCGGCGTCACGGGTAGCGGGAAGACCTTCTCGATCGCCTGCATGATCGAGCGCCTCAATCGTCCGGCGCTCGTGATGTCGCCGAACAAGACCCTGGCGGCCCAGCTCTACGCCGAGTTCAAGGAGCTCTTCCCGAACAACGCCGTCGAGTACTTCGTCTCCTACTACGACTATTACCAGCCCGAGGCGTACATCCCCTCGACGGATACCTACATCGAGAAGGACTCGTCGATCAACGACGAGATCGACAAGCTCCGTCACTCGGCGACCCATTCGCTGCTCACGCGGAACGACGTCCTGGTCGTCGCCAGCGTGTCCTGCATCTACGGCCTCGGCGCGCCCGAGAACTACGGCTCGATGCACGTCTATCTCGAGACGGGGATGAATCTCGTGCGGGACGACCTGCTTCGGCGCCTCGTCGACATGCAGTACGACCGGAACGATCACGACTTCCACCGCGGCACGTTTCGGGTTCGCGGAGACGTCGTCGAGATCTTCCCGCAGTACGAAGGCGAGATGGCCGTTCGCGTCGAGTTCTTCGGCGACGAGATCGATTCGATCGCGGAGATCGATCCGCTCCGCGGGAAGGTCGTGGCGCGGCCGAAGAAGGCGATGATCTACCCGGCGAGCCACTACGTCGCCGGGCAGGAGCGGATCCGGCAGGCCTGCGACGGGATCCGGGAAGAGCTCCAGGAGCGGCTCGCGCTCTTCAACAAGGAGAACAAGCTGCTCGAGGCCCAGCGCCTCGAACAGCGAACGATGTACGACCTCGAGATGCTCGAGACGATGGGCTTCTGTCACGGCGTCGAGAACTACTCGAGGTGGCTCGACGGCCGGAACGCCGGTCAGACGCCCTACACCCTCTACGACTACCTGCCGGAAGGGACGATGGTCGTCCTCGACGAGAGCCACGTCTCGGTTCCCCAGATCGGCGGCATGTACCGCGGCGACCGTGCGCGCAAGGAGACCCTCGTCGACTTCGGCTGGCGTCTGCCGTCGGCCCTCGACAATCGACCGCTCCGGTTCGACGAGTGGGAGGAGCGCGCGGGCCAGCGCGTCTACGTCTCGGCGACGCCCGCGGACTACGAACTCGAAGCCTCGAAGGGCGTCGTCGTGGAGCAGATCATCCGCCCGACGGGGCTCCTCGATCCGCAGATCGAGATCCGCAAGGCGACCGGACAGGTCGACGACCTGCTGGCCGAGATCCAGGGCCACGTGAAGAACGGGGAGCGCGTGCTGATCACGACGCTCACCAAGCGGATGGCCGAGGAGCTTACCGACTACTATGCCGAGCTCGGTATCAAGATCCGCTACCTCCACAGCGACATCAAGACGATCGAACGGATGGACATCATCCGCGAGCTCAGAGAGGGCACCTTCGACGTCCTCGTCGGGATCAACCTCCTGCGCGAGGGCCTCGACATTCCCGAGGTGGCGCTCGTCGCGATCCTCGACGCCGACAAGGAGGGCTTCCTGCGCTCCGCGCGTTCGCTCATCCAGACGATCGGCCGGGCGGCGCGGAATGCCGAAGGGCGCGTGATCCTCTACGCGGATCAGCAGACGGATTCGATCCGGCAAACCCTCGACGAGACCGGACGACGGCGGGCGAAGCAGGAGGAGTACAACGCCGAGCACGGGATCACGCCGAAGACCGTCCAGAAGAAGATCACGAGTCTCCAGGACTCGATCTGGGAGCGGGACTACGTGACCGTGCCGCGGGCCGAGGAGAAGACGGAGCCGGGACTGCCGCAGCACGAGCTCGGACCGTTGATCGAGCAGCTGCGCGCCGAGATGCGCGAGGCCGCTCGGGAGCTCGAGTTCGAGCGGGCGGCGGAGCTCCGCGATCGCGTGAAGGCCCTCGAGGCCGAGCGCATCCGGCTGACCTGA
- the uvrC gene encoding excinuclease ABC subunit UvrC — translation MDPDATEDAAPGEGDARTSEAGAAVEGDARPSEAAASGAKSDEKIVAAAKPARVPLAEQAAKLPTSPGVYQFKNERGTVLYVGKAQNLRSRVRQYVSGGDGRHQIPALVDRASDVEVLVTGNVKEALLLENELIKQHKPVFNVRLRDDKQYLALRIDESETWPRVTMVRKFRKDGAQYFGPYTSSVALKSSLSKLRRLFPLRSCTEGTFKDYARRGRPCIEYEMKRCLGPCVGLADADAYAEQVRGTMLFLRGKSRELVENIEREMHEAAAEERFEDAARLRDRIQAVERTIESQQIVTEGGVDRDVFAIAREGGELDVQVLHVREGRVIGARSVPFSNVRLDDGEVMSSFLGQFYGSGDGHAPPREILTSVDFEDEGALAELWRERFERPVTIRWAQRGAGKRLVEIAERNARLALATRLAARESVDTALDELEEKCRLSVRPHRIECYDVSNLQGTLAVASRVAFADGEPVKKDYRRYRIREAEAGDDYACMREVLDRRLRRVETEPLPDLLMVDGGRGQVGVVMAALEDAGLEVEVLGISKERDDESPSVRVKRGGGLKAERLFKPNRTNPIQLLPSSRGMLLLQRIRDESHRFAIEFQRELRSKVNLTSILEELPGIGPTKRRALLKTLGSLRAVRNASHAELLTVPGITEKDATSIRRFFDALTAPEEAPEEASDAAADEGREPSDVVAAAGESPGSAADLPVASTDGELEPR, via the coding sequence GTGGATCCCGATGCGACCGAAGACGCCGCCCCCGGCGAGGGCGACGCACGGACCTCCGAGGCGGGGGCGGCCGTCGAGGGCGACGCACGGCCCTCCGAGGCGGCGGCGTCCGGCGCGAAGAGCGACGAGAAGATCGTCGCCGCCGCGAAGCCGGCGCGGGTTCCCCTCGCCGAGCAGGCGGCGAAGCTCCCGACGAGTCCCGGCGTCTACCAGTTCAAGAACGAGCGCGGCACGGTCCTCTACGTAGGCAAGGCCCAGAACCTCCGGAGCCGCGTCCGTCAGTACGTGAGCGGCGGCGACGGGCGCCATCAGATCCCCGCTCTCGTCGATCGCGCGAGCGACGTCGAAGTGCTGGTGACGGGCAACGTGAAGGAGGCGCTGCTCCTCGAGAACGAGCTGATCAAGCAGCACAAGCCGGTCTTCAACGTCCGCCTCCGGGACGACAAGCAGTACCTGGCGCTGCGGATCGACGAGAGCGAGACCTGGCCGCGGGTGACCATGGTCCGGAAGTTCCGCAAGGACGGAGCGCAGTACTTCGGGCCCTACACGTCGAGCGTGGCGCTCAAGTCGTCGCTCTCGAAGCTGCGAAGGCTCTTCCCGCTCCGCTCGTGTACCGAGGGGACGTTCAAGGACTATGCCCGGCGCGGTCGGCCCTGCATCGAGTACGAGATGAAGCGCTGTCTCGGGCCCTGCGTCGGGCTCGCGGACGCCGACGCCTACGCGGAGCAGGTGCGGGGGACGATGCTCTTCCTGCGTGGCAAGTCCCGGGAGCTGGTCGAGAACATCGAACGCGAGATGCACGAAGCGGCCGCGGAAGAGCGCTTCGAGGACGCGGCGCGCTTGCGCGATCGGATCCAGGCGGTCGAGCGCACGATCGAGTCCCAGCAGATCGTGACCGAGGGCGGTGTCGATCGGGACGTGTTCGCGATCGCCCGGGAGGGCGGTGAGCTCGACGTGCAGGTGCTCCACGTGCGCGAGGGGCGGGTGATCGGCGCGCGCAGCGTCCCCTTCTCGAACGTCCGGCTCGACGACGGGGAGGTCATGTCCTCCTTCCTCGGTCAGTTCTACGGCTCGGGCGACGGTCACGCTCCGCCCCGTGAGATCCTGACCAGCGTCGACTTCGAGGACGAGGGCGCTCTGGCCGAGCTCTGGCGCGAGCGCTTCGAGCGGCCGGTCACGATCCGCTGGGCGCAGCGGGGCGCGGGCAAGCGACTCGTCGAGATCGCCGAGCGGAACGCGCGGCTCGCGCTCGCGACCCGCCTCGCGGCCCGCGAGAGCGTCGACACCGCCCTCGACGAGCTCGAGGAGAAGTGTCGTCTCTCGGTCCGCCCGCATCGAATCGAGTGCTACGACGTGTCCAATCTGCAGGGGACCCTCGCGGTCGCCAGCCGCGTCGCCTTCGCCGACGGTGAGCCGGTCAAGAAGGACTATCGCCGCTACCGGATCCGCGAGGCGGAGGCGGGGGACGACTACGCGTGCATGCGTGAGGTGCTCGACCGGCGACTTCGGCGGGTCGAGACGGAGCCGCTGCCGGACCTGCTCATGGTCGACGGCGGCCGCGGGCAGGTCGGGGTCGTGATGGCTGCCCTCGAGGACGCGGGGCTCGAGGTCGAGGTCCTCGGGATTTCGAAGGAGCGCGACGACGAGAGCCCGAGCGTCCGCGTGAAGCGGGGCGGTGGGCTCAAGGCGGAGCGGCTCTTCAAGCCCAATCGCACGAATCCGATCCAGCTCCTGCCGAGCAGCCGCGGGATGCTCCTGCTCCAGCGCATCCGCGACGAGTCCCATCGCTTCGCGATCGAGTTCCAACGCGAGCTGCGCTCGAAGGTCAATCTGACCTCGATCCTCGAGGAGCTGCCCGGGATCGGGCCGACGAAGAGGAGGGCGCTCCTCAAGACCCTGGGCAGTCTGCGCGCCGTCCGGAACGCGAGCCACGCCGAGCTCCTCACGGTCCCCGGGATCACGGAGAAGGACGCCACTTCGATCCGCCGGTTCTTCGACGCGTTGACGGCGCCGGAGGAGGCCCCCGAAGAGGCGTCCGATGCGGCCGCGGACGAGGGACGCGAGCCGTCGGACGTCGTCGCCGCCGCCGGGGAATCGCCCGGATCTGCCGCCGACTTGCCGGTCGCTTCGACCGACGGCGAGCTCGAGCCGCGCTAG
- a CDS encoding TIGR02281 family clan AA aspartic protease yields MRVVHRPSRKNVLRALLYLGIAAGCLIAGGASAEIYQWRDARGRLHFAQDLNQVPIEYRAQARGDVVKPEESSRIQHYEAAPAAPASRRGKAGRSSTSSGGGGGQVHKIRVERTGSTMRVNVRLNDSVVAPFYVDTGASDVVLPTWVAKELRLDLAGSRTALYGTANGIIQQSLVTLDSVQLGGARVENVPASVSTSMSTGLLGLSFFNHFRYRIDPVSGTITLQSNGLVESGRIRGGRSESQWRTQFAGLAARRAAIEREKAATSANRSRRQAELDAMIDEVDRQLDVLEDEADEARVPMQWRD; encoded by the coding sequence ATGCGCGTCGTCCATCGCCCTTCCAGGAAGAACGTCCTTCGAGCGCTGCTGTACCTCGGGATCGCGGCCGGTTGTCTGATCGCCGGAGGGGCGTCGGCGGAGATCTACCAGTGGCGGGATGCCCGGGGCCGACTGCACTTCGCGCAGGATCTGAACCAGGTGCCGATCGAGTACCGGGCCCAGGCGCGGGGCGACGTGGTGAAGCCGGAGGAGAGCTCGCGGATCCAGCACTACGAGGCGGCGCCGGCGGCCCCGGCCTCCCGCCGAGGGAAAGCGGGCCGATCCTCGACCTCGAGCGGCGGGGGAGGCGGGCAGGTTCACAAGATCCGCGTCGAGCGAACCGGCAGCACCATGCGCGTCAACGTGCGCTTGAACGATTCGGTGGTCGCGCCGTTCTACGTGGATACCGGGGCGTCCGACGTCGTGCTCCCGACATGGGTCGCGAAGGAGCTCCGCCTCGATCTCGCGGGATCGCGCACGGCGCTCTACGGAACCGCGAACGGCATCATCCAGCAATCCCTCGTGACCCTCGACAGCGTTCAGCTCGGCGGCGCGCGGGTGGAGAACGTGCCCGCCTCGGTCAGTACCTCGATGTCGACCGGGCTGCTCGGACTCTCGTTCTTCAACCACTTCCGCTATCGCATCGATCCGGTCAGCGGGACGATCACGCTCCAGAGCAACGGTCTCGTCGAATCCGGTCGGATCCGAGGCGGGCGGAGCGAGTCCCAGTGGCGAACCCAGTTCGCCGGCCTGGCCGCGCGACGGGCTGCCATCGAGCGTGAGAAGGCCGCGACCAGCGCCAACCGGTCGCGGCGCCAGGCCGAGCTCGACGCGATGATCGACGAGGTCGACCGCCAGCTCGACGTCCTCGAAGACGAGGCGGACGAAGCGCGCGTGCCCATGCAGTGGCGCGACTGA